One segment of Mycobacterium spongiae DNA contains the following:
- a CDS encoding mechanosensitive ion channel domain-containing protein, whose translation MNPPGGSWFYWAIGVAVGLPAGLIILTEWHHALVRRQSYLAGPVNLLRNYLLPLAALLALLVGATQVPTDNTWIRIIATLFAFTVLVLALSGLNATLFQGAPTGSWRKRLPGILVDVARLLLIGVGLALILSYIWGIRIGGLFTALGVGSLVVGLMLQNSVGQVVSGLFLLFERPFGIGDWLMVATTRGQVVEVNWRAVHIAKVGGLEIIPNSVLAGTSFTNLSRPDGPHDILIVTTFLSIDPPDRVCALLSRVASALPQLKPGVEPSTLAVGTATTWAGGATQYSTSVGLNSATDAFAAKSDFLRWIWYAARREGLHLDGAYDDFSTPERIEAALRDIVGPALRLTEADRQSLIPQARMVRYGADEAMQHLGEVPTRISFVVAGSIRLTATDDDGLVVTVGTLYEGSFLGLTTLTRQPSFTGAYALEEVTALELNREHIEELVTRRPALLQDFARIIDEYRNTVSQLGYREGAQRGRVSGRER comes from the coding sequence GTGAACCCGCCCGGTGGGTCCTGGTTCTACTGGGCGATTGGTGTCGCGGTAGGACTTCCGGCGGGGCTCATCATCCTGACCGAGTGGCACCACGCCCTCGTCCGCAGACAGAGCTATCTCGCCGGCCCGGTCAACCTGTTGCGCAACTATCTGTTGCCGCTCGCGGCGCTGCTGGCGCTGCTCGTCGGGGCGACACAGGTCCCCACCGACAACACCTGGATACGGATCATCGCGACGCTGTTCGCCTTCACGGTGCTGGTGTTGGCGCTGTCCGGGCTCAATGCCACCCTCTTCCAGGGAGCGCCGACCGGCTCGTGGCGTAAACGGCTCCCCGGCATTCTGGTCGACGTTGCCCGCCTGCTGCTGATCGGCGTGGGCTTGGCGCTGATCCTGTCCTATATCTGGGGAATCCGGATCGGAGGCCTGTTCACCGCGCTGGGCGTGGGGTCGCTCGTCGTCGGCCTGATGCTGCAGAACTCCGTGGGCCAGGTCGTGTCGGGGCTGTTCTTGCTGTTCGAGCGACCCTTCGGGATCGGCGACTGGCTGATGGTCGCGACGACGCGAGGACAAGTCGTCGAGGTCAACTGGCGGGCCGTGCACATTGCCAAAGTTGGTGGGCTGGAGATCATTCCGAACTCGGTGCTGGCCGGCACCTCCTTCACCAACCTAAGTCGCCCTGACGGACCGCACGACATCCTGATCGTGACCACCTTCTTGTCCATCGACCCGCCCGATCGGGTGTGCGCGTTGCTGTCGCGAGTCGCGAGTGCCCTGCCGCAGCTCAAGCCCGGCGTTGAGCCTTCGACGTTGGCCGTCGGAACGGCCACGACCTGGGCCGGTGGCGCGACCCAGTACAGCACGTCGGTCGGCCTGAACTCGGCTACCGATGCCTTCGCCGCGAAATCCGACTTCTTGCGGTGGATCTGGTACGCGGCTCGGCGGGAAGGGCTGCACCTCGACGGCGCCTATGACGATTTTTCGACGCCGGAACGCATCGAGGCAGCGTTGCGTGACATCGTTGGGCCGGCGCTGCGGCTGACCGAAGCAGATCGCCAATCGCTCATTCCGCAGGCGCGGATGGTGCGCTACGGTGCCGACGAAGCCATGCAACACCTGGGTGAGGTGCCCACGAGGATTTCCTTTGTGGTTGCCGGCAGCATTCGGCTCACCGCTACCGACGACGATGGCTTGGTCGTCACGGTCGGCACGCTGTATGAAGGATCCTTCCTGGGGCTGACCACGCTGACCCGCCAACCCAGCTTCACCGGCGCATACGCGTTAGAAGAAGTGACGGCGCTAGAACTCAACCGTGAACATATCGAGGAACTGGTCACCCGCAGACCAGCTTTGCTGCAAGACTTCGCTCGGATCATCGACGAGTACCGGAACACGGTGTCGCAGTTAGGCTACCGGGAGGGCGCTCAGCGAGGGCGTGTTTCTGGCAGAGAGCGGTGA
- a CDS encoding adenylate/guanylate cyclase domain-containing protein: MTSQQAPVPGATPVPVRRRRRWRGLFSRMSIQSKLIVMLLMSSIVSAAVIAVVAFGTGRELSTVSSARWLTQLRTSQERAIQAEFENLTTSLVSYSSSTIVVAAAQLFTAGFDQLANATIDPEQQLALVDYYTNELIAPTERDTGVKLDIDAVLPSSSAPRYLQTHYTVAAAADGDAATTDDSPEGRAWSAANTRFDGYFRDMVTRFEYRDALLLDAQGNVVYSVNKGFDLGTNIVSGPYRESELHDGYEKALGANALNFAWITDFGRYQPDLGAPTAWMVAPVRSHGETYGVLAVPLPIAKINRVMTFDKDWQQLGLGATTETYLAGPDDLMRSDSRLFLEDPEEYRREAVAAGTASAVVDEAIRLGGTTLVQPVPGAALRAAQRGETGIITAEGYLGMREMQAYAPLTVPDSDLQWSILATKDNSEAFARAAWFTRRIVLTTAAIIFVVCLVSALAARAFVRPIRRLEVGANKISAGDYDVAIPETASGEIGDLAAAFNAMSRSLRIKEELLTEQREENNRLLRSLMPEAVMERYRQGDETIAAEHHDITAIYADIVGLDEVSTELSGDELVEKLNGLVRQFDSAAESLGVERVRTLHNGYLAACGVTTPRLDNVRRTVDFALEMQRIVDRFNGRTGDGVALRAGITTGTAVSGLVGLSSVAYDLWGPAVSLAYQMHSGMPQAGIYVSAGVYEVMGDTREFTPAGTIVVGGSEQQIWRLSERP; the protein is encoded by the coding sequence GTGACGTCGCAACAGGCACCAGTGCCGGGAGCAACGCCCGTGCCGGTGCGAAGGCGCAGACGCTGGCGGGGGCTGTTTTCTCGGATGAGCATCCAGTCCAAGCTCATCGTGATGCTGTTGATGTCCAGCATCGTGTCGGCGGCGGTCATCGCCGTCGTCGCGTTCGGAACAGGCCGTGAATTGTCGACGGTCTCGTCGGCTCGGTGGTTGACACAGCTGCGGACGTCGCAGGAACGAGCGATCCAGGCCGAGTTCGAAAACTTGACGACCTCGCTAGTCTCCTACAGCAGCAGCACGATCGTGGTCGCGGCCGCGCAACTGTTCACAGCCGGCTTCGATCAGCTTGCCAACGCAACGATCGACCCCGAGCAGCAGCTGGCACTCGTCGACTACTACACCAACGAACTCATCGCGCCGACAGAGCGGGACACCGGCGTCAAACTTGACATCGACGCCGTGCTACCGAGTTCCAGCGCCCCGCGGTACCTTCAGACCCACTACACCGTGGCGGCTGCGGCGGACGGTGACGCGGCCACGACTGATGACAGTCCCGAAGGTCGCGCATGGTCGGCGGCAAACACTCGTTTTGACGGCTATTTCCGGGACATGGTCACTCGTTTCGAATACCGGGACGCGCTGCTGCTGGATGCTCAAGGCAACGTCGTCTACAGCGTGAACAAGGGTTTCGACTTGGGCACCAATATCGTGTCTGGGCCGTATCGCGAATCCGAACTGCATGATGGCTACGAAAAGGCGCTGGGCGCCAACGCCTTGAACTTCGCCTGGATCACCGACTTTGGGCGCTATCAGCCGGATCTGGGTGCACCGACGGCCTGGATGGTGGCGCCGGTCCGATCGCACGGTGAGACCTATGGCGTATTGGCCGTGCCGCTACCGATCGCGAAGATCAATCGCGTCATGACCTTCGACAAGGACTGGCAACAACTGGGGCTAGGCGCGACGACCGAGACGTACCTGGCCGGTCCGGACGATCTGATGCGGTCGGATTCGCGTCTCTTCCTTGAGGATCCGGAGGAATACCGCCGTGAGGCGGTGGCCGCGGGCACCGCGTCCGCGGTCGTGGACGAAGCGATCCGGTTGGGTGGCACGACGCTGGTGCAGCCCGTTCCCGGTGCGGCGCTGCGCGCCGCCCAACGCGGCGAGACCGGGATCATCACCGCCGAAGGCTATTTGGGTATGCGGGAGATGCAGGCCTACGCCCCGCTGACTGTGCCGGACTCCGACCTGCAGTGGTCGATTCTGGCGACCAAAGACAACTCCGAGGCGTTCGCGCGGGCGGCGTGGTTCACCAGAAGGATCGTACTGACCACCGCCGCGATCATTTTCGTCGTCTGCCTGGTCTCGGCGCTGGCTGCGAGGGCGTTTGTCCGGCCCATCCGGCGGCTGGAGGTCGGCGCCAACAAGATCAGCGCGGGCGACTACGACGTCGCTATCCCGGAGACGGCGAGCGGCGAAATTGGCGATCTCGCGGCCGCTTTCAACGCGATGAGTCGAAGTCTGCGGATCAAGGAGGAGCTGCTCACCGAGCAGCGCGAAGAAAACAACCGGCTGTTGCGGTCGCTGATGCCGGAGGCGGTGATGGAGCGCTACCGCCAGGGCGACGAGACGATCGCCGCCGAGCACCACGACATCACCGCTATCTACGCCGACATCGTCGGACTCGACGAGGTGTCGACGGAACTCTCGGGCGATGAATTGGTAGAGAAGCTGAACGGACTGGTCCGGCAGTTCGATTCGGCTGCCGAATCGCTGGGCGTCGAGCGGGTCCGCACTCTGCACAACGGCTACCTCGCCGCCTGCGGAGTCACCACCCCGCGACTGGACAATGTGCGGCGAACCGTCGACTTCGCCCTGGAAATGCAGCGCATCGTAGACCGGTTCAACGGCAGGACCGGTGACGGTGTCGCGCTTCGCGCCGGTATCACCACCGGAACCGCGGTCAGTGGACTGGTGGGGCTGTCCAGTGTCGCCTACGACCTGTGGGGGCCCGCGGTGAGCCTGGCATACCAGATGCACAGTGGCATGCCGCAGGCCGGCATCTACGTGAGCGCAGGAGTCTACGAGGTCATGGGGGACACACGGGAGTTCACGCCGGCCGGCACGATTGTGGTCGGCGGGTCCGAGCAGCAAATCTGGCGATTGTCGGAGCGTCCGTGA
- a CDS encoding HNH endonuclease signature motif containing protein: MSSSSREEILAVLDALEDDLDRACGLSFDALTTPERLTLLERVETLRRRLPVVEHELINQIGEQASATELGATLPRTLADRLHITRSDASRRITAAADLGPRRALTGQPLAPLLTATAQAQRDGLLGDGHVRVIREFLGRLPTTVDANTREHAEAHLAALATGFRPDELAKLAQRLLDYLHPDGDYTDEHRARRRGLSLGNQDIDGMSKLTGWLTPEARATLEAVLAKLAAPGMCNPDDQTPVIDGVAAHPVIERDARSTGQRNHDGLTAALRALLASGELGQHNGLPATIVVSTTLKDLESATGTALTGGGSLLPMTDVIRLARHAHHYLAIFDQGKAIGLYHTKRLASPGQRIVLYAKDRGCTRPGCDVPGYLCEVHHLTPYAACRTTDVNDLTFACGQDHPLAEKGWTTRKRANGDTEWIPPPHLDSSVLRGQPRINGYHHPERLLTDGGEPEAS, translated from the coding sequence ATGAGTTCGAGCAGTCGCGAGGAGATCCTCGCGGTCCTCGACGCGCTCGAGGATGATCTGGACCGCGCCTGCGGGTTGTCGTTCGATGCCCTGACAACTCCGGAAAGGCTGACGTTGCTCGAGCGCGTGGAGACGCTGCGCCGCCGGCTACCCGTCGTCGAGCATGAGTTGATCAACCAGATCGGCGAGCAGGCCAGCGCGACCGAGCTCGGCGCCACCCTGCCCAGAACGCTCGCCGACCGGCTCCACATCACCCGCAGCGACGCCAGCCGCCGGATCACCGCGGCCGCCGACCTCGGGCCCCGCCGTGCCCTGACCGGCCAACCCCTGGCACCGCTGTTGACCGCGACCGCCCAAGCCCAGCGCGACGGCCTCCTCGGCGACGGCCACGTCCGCGTCATCCGGGAATTTCTCGGTCGGCTGCCCACCACGGTGGATGCCAACACCCGCGAGCACGCCGAAGCCCACCTCGCCGCGCTGGCCACCGGGTTTCGCCCCGACGAGCTGGCCAAGCTGGCCCAGCGGCTCCTGGACTACCTCCACCCCGACGGCGACTACACCGACGAGCACCGCGCTCGTCGGCGTGGACTCAGCCTGGGCAACCAAGACATCGACGGCATGTCGAAGCTGACCGGCTGGCTCACGCCCGAGGCGCGCGCCACCCTGGAGGCGGTGCTGGCCAAACTGGCCGCACCCGGAATGTGCAATCCCGACGACCAGACCCCGGTGATCGACGGCGTGGCCGCACACCCGGTAATCGAGCGCGACGCCCGCAGCACCGGCCAACGCAACCACGACGGCCTCACTGCCGCGCTACGCGCGCTGTTGGCCAGCGGAGAGCTCGGTCAACACAACGGGCTGCCGGCCACCATCGTGGTGTCCACCACGTTGAAAGACCTGGAGTCAGCCACCGGCACGGCACTCACCGGTGGCGGCAGCCTGTTGCCGATGACCGATGTCATCCGCCTGGCTCGCCATGCCCACCATTACCTGGCGATTTTCGACCAGGGCAAAGCCATCGGGCTCTACCACACCAAACGGTTGGCCTCGCCCGGGCAACGCATCGTGCTCTACGCCAAGGACCGCGGCTGTACCCGCCCCGGCTGCGATGTGCCCGGCTATCTCTGCGAAGTCCACCACCTCACCCCGTATGCGGCCTGCCGCACTACCGATGTCAACGACCTGACCTTCGCCTGCGGCCAAGACCACCCGCTGGCCGAAAAGGGCTGGACCACCCGAAAACGCGCAAACGGCGACACCGAATGGATCCCGCCGCCGCATCTGGACTCTTCGGTTCTACGGGGCCAACCCCGGATCAATGGATACCACCATCCCGAGAGACTGCTTACTGACGGCGGGGAGCCCGAGGCTTCCTGA
- a CDS encoding PfkB family carbohydrate kinase translates to MAPRVCVVGSANMDMTFNVTKLPRPGETMLASALTCAPGGKGCNQAIAAARAGARVRFVGAVGDDPAGNHVRAHLLANGIDVAGTSVVPGPSGTAVIMVDADAENAIVAAPGANAHLVVAPTVGADCEVLLTQLEIPLAAATAAARQARAAGAVVVVNASPVGQDHSSLAELAADVDVVIANEREAADWLWQPEHFVMTRGARGVRYRGADGEFDVAAPKVSAVDTTGAGDVFAGVLAAHWPTKHGSAAQRLRALQRASTAGALATLKLGAGDCAPPAEAIEAALRCG, encoded by the coding sequence ATGGCACCCCGAGTGTGCGTGGTCGGCAGCGCGAACATGGACATGACCTTCAACGTCACCAAGCTGCCACGCCCGGGCGAGACCATGTTGGCGTCGGCATTGACATGCGCACCAGGCGGGAAGGGCTGCAATCAAGCGATCGCCGCGGCGCGAGCCGGCGCGCGGGTGCGGTTTGTCGGTGCCGTCGGCGATGATCCTGCCGGCAACCACGTGCGAGCCCACCTGCTCGCCAACGGAATCGACGTGGCGGGGACCAGCGTGGTCCCCGGACCGAGCGGGACGGCGGTCATCATGGTCGACGCCGACGCCGAGAACGCCATCGTCGCGGCGCCGGGCGCCAACGCGCACCTGGTAGTGGCGCCGACGGTGGGCGCCGACTGCGAGGTGTTGCTGACCCAGTTGGAGATTCCCTTGGCGGCGGCGACAGCGGCGGCGCGCCAAGCCCGGGCGGCCGGGGCGGTCGTCGTGGTCAATGCGTCACCGGTCGGCCAGGATCACAGTTCGCTGGCCGAACTGGCGGCCGATGTCGACGTCGTTATCGCAAACGAGCGCGAGGCAGCCGACTGGCTCTGGCAGCCAGAACATTTCGTGATGACCCGCGGAGCCCGCGGCGTCCGGTACCGCGGTGCCGACGGGGAGTTCGATGTGGCCGCCCCGAAGGTATCGGCAGTGGACACCACCGGAGCCGGCGATGTGTTCGCCGGCGTTCTGGCCGCGCACTGGCCAACCAAGCACGGTTCTGCGGCACAGCGGCTGCGCGCGCTGCAGCGGGCAAGCACCGCGGGCGCACTGGCGACTCTCAAGCTCGGCGCCGGCGACTGTGCACCTCCTGCCGAAGCGATCGAAGCCGCCCTCCGATGCGGTTGA
- a CDS encoding methyltransferase family protein, with amino-acid sequence MPATTSADIALVLFAVFALLGFGWRSWVQYRRTGSSGYRGVSGRIGSPEWLAGIGFAVALMVTVAGVIVQRIDLVRPLAVLTAVWIQVAGILVAVVGIVATVYAQLAMGDSWRIGVDEQESTTLVATGPFGWVRNPIYTAMFVFSLGVVLLTPNLAVFAGFILLVCSIEVQVRVVEEPYLLREHGDSYRAYCAKVGRFVPAVGRIR; translated from the coding sequence ATGCCAGCAACTACCTCGGCCGATATCGCGTTGGTGTTGTTCGCGGTTTTTGCACTGCTCGGATTTGGTTGGCGTAGCTGGGTTCAATACCGGCGCACCGGATCGAGCGGCTATCGCGGCGTCAGCGGCCGAATCGGCTCACCAGAATGGTTGGCTGGCATCGGATTTGCCGTAGCACTCATGGTGACGGTCGCGGGCGTGATTGTGCAGCGGATCGATCTTGTCAGGCCACTTGCAGTCCTGACCGCGGTGTGGATTCAGGTGGCTGGGATCCTGGTGGCGGTCGTCGGCATCGTGGCGACGGTCTACGCCCAGCTCGCTATGGGTGATTCGTGGCGAATCGGGGTCGATGAGCAGGAGTCCACGACGCTGGTAGCCACCGGGCCATTCGGCTGGGTGCGTAATCCCATCTACACCGCCATGTTCGTGTTTAGCCTCGGGGTGGTGCTCCTCACGCCGAATCTTGCCGTTTTCGCCGGGTTTATCCTGCTCGTTTGCTCGATCGAAGTACAGGTCCGTGTCGTTGAGGAGCCGTACCTGCTCCGGGAGCATGGGGATTCCTATCGGGCTTACTGCGCCAAGGTAGGGCGGTTTGTTCCAGCGGTGGGGCGGATTCGCTAG
- a CDS encoding NAD(+) synthase: MNFYSAYQHGFVRVAACTHHTTIGDPAANAASVLRLARACHDEGVALAVFPELTLSGYSIEDVLLQDVLLDAVENALLDLVAASAELLPILVVGAPLRHRHRIYNAAVVIHRGAVLGVVPKSYLPTYREFYESRQFAAGTGERGTIRIGGIDAAFGPDLLFCASDLPGFVLHVEICEDMFVPVPPSAEAALAGATVLANLSGSPITIGRADDRRLLARSASARCLAAYVYAAAGEGESTTDLAWDGQTMIWENGVLLAQSERFPKGERRSVADVDTELLRSERLRMGTFDDNRRHHGLLAESVRRIDFRLDPPAGDIGLLREVERFPFVPADPLRLQQDCYEAYNIQVSGLEQRLRSLNYPKVVVGVSGGLDSTHALIVAARAMDREGRPRSDILAFTMPGFATSDRTKGNAARLAHALGVTFAEVDIRDTARLMLATIGHPFSAGEETYDVTFENVQAGLRTDYLFRIANQRGGIVLGTGDLSELGLGWSTYGVGDQMSHYNVNAGVPKTLIQHLMRWVITSGEFEAQVGEVLQSVLDTEITPELVPTGEEEELQSSEAKIGPFALQDFSLYQVLRYGFRPSKIAFLAWHAWSDPDHGTWPSGFPENKRPSYSLAQIRHWLTVFVERFYSFSQFKRSALPNGPKVSHGGALSPRGDWRAPSDMSARVWLAEIERDIPVD; encoded by the coding sequence ATGAACTTCTACTCGGCTTACCAGCACGGGTTCGTGCGCGTTGCCGCCTGCACGCACCACACCACCATCGGCGATCCGGCGGCCAATGCCGCCTCGGTCCTGCGGCTGGCACGCGCATGTCACGACGAGGGCGTAGCGCTGGCGGTGTTCCCCGAGTTGACGCTGTCGGGTTACTCGATCGAGGACGTGCTCCTGCAGGATGTCCTGCTCGACGCCGTCGAGAATGCATTGCTCGATCTGGTCGCCGCGTCCGCCGAGCTGCTGCCGATACTCGTCGTGGGGGCTCCGCTGCGCCATCGGCATCGCATCTACAACGCCGCGGTTGTCATCCACCGCGGCGCTGTGCTTGGCGTGGTACCCAAGTCCTACCTGCCTACCTACCGAGAGTTCTACGAGAGCCGGCAGTTCGCTGCCGGCACTGGGGAGCGCGGCACGATCCGGATCGGTGGTATCGACGCAGCCTTCGGCCCCGACTTGCTGTTCTGCGCATCGGATCTGCCGGGGTTTGTGCTGCACGTCGAGATCTGTGAGGACATGTTCGTACCGGTGCCGCCAAGCGCGGAGGCAGCCTTGGCGGGCGCCACGGTATTGGCGAACCTCTCTGGTAGCCCAATCACGATCGGTCGCGCCGACGACCGCCGCCTGCTGGCACGTTCGGCATCCGCGCGCTGTCTGGCCGCCTACGTCTATGCCGCCGCGGGGGAGGGTGAGTCGACGACCGACCTGGCGTGGGATGGCCAGACGATGATCTGGGAAAACGGAGTGTTGCTCGCGCAGTCTGAGCGCTTCCCGAAGGGGGAGCGCCGGTCGGTCGCCGACGTGGACACCGAGTTGCTTCGATCGGAACGGCTGCGGATGGGCACCTTTGACGACAATCGACGCCACCACGGGCTGTTGGCAGAGTCAGTGCGGCGCATCGATTTCCGGCTCGACCCGCCGGCCGGCGACATCGGCCTGCTTCGCGAGGTAGAGCGTTTTCCCTTTGTCCCCGCTGATCCGCTTCGACTGCAGCAGGATTGCTACGAGGCCTACAACATTCAGGTGTCCGGGCTGGAGCAGCGGCTCCGTTCGCTGAACTATCCGAAGGTGGTCGTCGGCGTTTCGGGTGGCCTGGATTCGACGCATGCATTGATCGTCGCGGCGCGCGCGATGGATCGAGAGGGCCGGCCGCGCAGCGACATCTTGGCGTTTACCATGCCCGGCTTCGCTACCAGCGACCGCACCAAGGGCAACGCGGCGCGGTTGGCGCACGCGTTGGGCGTCACCTTCGCTGAAGTCGACATCCGCGACACCGCACGGCTGATGTTGGCCACCATCGGTCATCCGTTTTCGGCCGGTGAGGAGACTTACGACGTCACGTTCGAAAACGTGCAGGCCGGTTTGCGCACCGACTACCTGTTCCGTATCGCCAACCAACGCGGAGGAATCGTGCTGGGCACCGGCGACCTGTCGGAGCTGGGCTTGGGCTGGTCGACATACGGCGTTGGTGACCAGATGTCGCACTACAACGTCAATGCCGGTGTGCCCAAGACGCTGATCCAGCACCTGATGCGCTGGGTCATCACCTCCGGCGAATTCGAGGCGCAGGTGGGTGAGGTGCTCCAGTCGGTCCTCGACACCGAGATCACGCCCGAACTGGTTCCCACCGGTGAGGAGGAGGAACTGCAGAGCAGCGAGGCAAAAATCGGCCCGTTTGCCCTGCAGGATTTCTCGCTGTATCAGGTACTGCGTTACGGGTTCCGGCCATCGAAGATCGCCTTCCTCGCCTGGCACGCGTGGAGCGACCCTGATCACGGCACCTGGCCGTCCGGATTCCCCGAGAATAAGCGACCGTCCTATTCGTTGGCCCAGATTCGGCACTGGCTCACGGTTTTCGTCGAGCGGTTCTACTCCTTCAGTCAGTTCAAACGCTCGGCATTGCCCAACGGTCCCAAGGTGTCGCACGGTGGCGCGTTGTCGCCGCGAGGGGACTGGCGAGCCCCATCGGACATGTCGGCGCGGGTCTGGCTCGCCGAAATAGAACGCGACATACCCGTCGACTAG
- a CDS encoding NAD-dependent protein deacetylase, which yields MQSPQSPELVAVLAGRRVAALTGAGISTDSGIPDYRGPDSPPSNPMTIRQFTSDPVFRQRYWARNHLGWRHMDETRPNAGHRALAALEHAGVVTGVVTQNVDLLHTKAGSVNVVNLHGSYAQVTCLSCGDTTTRAALAEQLETLNPGFVERIDAVGGLAVAPDADAVVADTESFRYLDCRRCGGMLKPDIVYFGENVPKERVAQAYSLIDGAEALLVVGSSLAVFSGYRFVRHAAALGIPVAIVNRGRTRGDDLATVKVDGGCSELLALLCDELSPMPLR from the coding sequence GTGCAATCCCCCCAATCACCCGAACTTGTTGCGGTGCTGGCCGGTCGCCGGGTGGCGGCGTTGACCGGTGCGGGGATTTCCACCGACTCGGGCATCCCCGACTATCGTGGCCCCGACTCGCCGCCGAGCAATCCCATGACGATTCGCCAGTTCACCTCGGACCCGGTGTTTCGGCAACGCTACTGGGCGCGCAACCACCTCGGCTGGCGGCACATGGACGAAACCCGGCCCAATGCCGGGCATCGGGCGCTGGCCGCGCTCGAGCACGCGGGGGTGGTGACCGGCGTCGTCACCCAGAACGTCGACCTGCTGCACACCAAAGCCGGCAGCGTCAACGTGGTGAATCTGCACGGCAGCTATGCGCAGGTGACGTGCCTGAGCTGTGGTGACACCACCACCCGTGCGGCGCTGGCCGAGCAATTGGAAACACTCAACCCGGGATTCGTGGAGCGCATCGATGCGGTGGGTGGGTTGGCGGTCGCCCCGGACGCCGACGCCGTTGTGGCCGATACCGAGTCATTTCGCTATCTGGACTGCAGGCGCTGCGGTGGCATGCTCAAGCCCGATATCGTCTACTTCGGCGAGAATGTGCCGAAAGAACGTGTTGCACAGGCGTATTCACTGATTGATGGCGCCGAAGCGCTGCTGGTTGTGGGCTCGTCGCTGGCGGTGTTCTCCGGATACCGGTTTGTCCGACACGCAGCGGCGCTGGGCATCCCGGTTGCGATCGTCAACCGCGGTCGCACCCGCGGCGACGACCTGGCAACCGTCAAGGTCGACGGCGGGTGCTCCGAGCTGCTGGCGCTGCTGTGCGACGAACTGTCACCGATGCCCTTGCGCTAG
- a CDS encoding cytochrome P450: MALVTEISGSARTYDPIDLSSRAFWSLSAAERERSFAVLRAERPVSWHPPVEDALMHDPADRGYWAVTRRADIVTVSRNNQVFVSGKGVTFENVPEELLEASMSFLAMDPPRHTMLRKLISAAFTPRQVRRIEDSIKTNAKTIVEELRAAGSGADFVDHCAKELPIRTLSDMVGIPESEREHVAHAADAMVSWSDPVYLDGRNPLQVMVENQMYLHSVAGSLAGQRREQPGDDLFSGLVNAEVDGDRLTDADVGAFFVLLAVAANDTTRQTTSHAMKALTDFPDQRAWLLADFDNRIGTAVEEFIRWATPVMTFRRTAVSDFELSGQTIRAGERVVMFYPSGNWDDEAFDRPDRLDLSRSPNPHIGFGGGGVHFCLGAHVARAQLRAIFGELLRQLPDIEAGEATYVPNNFIHGIRSMPCAF, from the coding sequence ATGGCACTAGTGACTGAGATATCCGGCAGCGCTCGCACCTATGACCCGATCGATCTGTCCTCGCGCGCGTTTTGGTCCTTGTCGGCGGCCGAACGGGAGCGCTCGTTCGCGGTGCTGCGCGCGGAACGACCGGTGAGCTGGCATCCGCCGGTCGAAGACGCGCTTATGCATGATCCCGCCGATCGGGGATATTGGGCGGTGACGCGACGCGCTGACATCGTCACGGTTAGCCGAAACAACCAGGTGTTCGTCTCGGGTAAGGGGGTGACTTTCGAGAACGTCCCCGAGGAGCTTCTCGAAGCGTCAATGTCTTTCCTGGCGATGGACCCGCCGCGACACACCATGCTGCGAAAGCTCATCAGCGCTGCGTTCACGCCCCGTCAGGTCCGCCGGATCGAGGACTCCATCAAGACAAACGCTAAGACCATTGTCGAGGAGCTGCGGGCTGCCGGCAGCGGGGCCGATTTCGTCGACCACTGCGCCAAGGAACTACCTATCCGCACGTTGTCGGACATGGTGGGGATTCCCGAATCCGAGCGCGAGCATGTCGCCCACGCCGCCGATGCAATGGTGTCCTGGTCCGACCCGGTCTACCTCGACGGGCGTAATCCGTTGCAGGTCATGGTCGAAAACCAGATGTATCTGCATTCGGTGGCTGGCTCACTGGCCGGCCAGCGCCGCGAGCAGCCCGGCGACGACCTGTTCAGTGGCCTGGTCAATGCCGAGGTCGACGGTGACCGATTAACGGACGCGGATGTTGGGGCCTTTTTCGTGTTACTCGCTGTGGCGGCCAACGACACCACCCGCCAGACCACCAGCCATGCGATGAAGGCGCTCACCGATTTTCCCGACCAGCGGGCATGGCTGCTGGCGGACTTCGACAACCGCATTGGCACGGCCGTCGAGGAGTTCATCCGTTGGGCCACACCGGTAATGACCTTCCGGCGCACGGCCGTTTCGGATTTCGAGCTGAGTGGTCAGACCATCCGGGCGGGGGAGCGGGTGGTGATGTTCTATCCGTCCGGCAATTGGGACGACGAGGCCTTCGACCGCCCGGACCGGTTGGACCTGAGCCGCAGTCCCAACCCACACATCGGCTTCGGCGGCGGTGGAGTCCACTTCTGCCTCGGCGCCCACGTGGCACGGGCGCAGCTGCGCGCCATTTTCGGCGAGTTGCTCCGGCAGCTGCCGGATATCGAGGCCGGGGAAGCGACATACGTGCCGAACAACTTCATCCACGGTATCCGTAGCATGCCCTGCGCCTTCTAG